The sequence CTGCAACTTATTCAGCGTAATGGGCGTGTGTTTTAAGAAGGTGACAATAATGGGTTTTAAGTCGTCGTTTAGGAGTTCTTTTAACGATACTAAGGTTTCAAAAGAGTCAAGTGTGTTAGGGGACGTCATACTATATTCCTTAGTTGATCGGTCGCGTTAAGTAACGCATGGGTGATTTCCGCTTCAAAGGCCGAGTGACCACTATTTGAACAAATAATTAATTCTGCCTGTGGCCAGGCTTGGTGCAACGCATAAGCCTGCTCAATCGGACACACCACATCATAGCGGCCATGAATAATCCAGGCCGGCACATTGGGTAGTTTATGTGCGTCGTCTAAAAGTTGATTTTGGCGCAAAAACGACTTGTGCATAAAGTAGTGGCATTCAATCCGTGCCATTGCCAGCGCATGGTGTGGATCAGCAAAGTGCGCCACAATATCTGGGTTACTCACCAATGTTGAGGTGCGCCCCTCCCAGACGGACCAAGCTTCAGCCGCACGCATTCTGGCGACTTCATCGTCACCGGTAAGTTGTTGATAATAAGCAGAAATCAGGTCATTTCGTTGTGCTTGGGGTATGGGGGCAAGGTAATCTTGCCAGTAATCTGGGAAGAGCGCGCTCGCCCCTTGCTGGTAAAACCAAGCAATATCTTGATCACGACAAAGGAAGATCCCGCGAAGGATTAAACCCCGAACGTGTTGTGGATAAGTCTGTGCGTAAGCTAATGATAAAGTCGAACCCCAAGAGCCACCAAAGAGCAGCCATTGTGTAATCGCTAAATGTTGGCGCAAGGCCTCCATATCGGCGAGTAGATGATCTGTGGTGTTATGGTCTAAACTGGCATGAGGGGTAGAACGCCCAGACCCGCGTTGATCAAATAAAATGATGCGATAGGTCTGGGGGTCAAAAAATTGTCGGTGCACGGGCGAACAACCGCCGCCGGGGCCACCGTGGACAAACAATACCGGAATACCCTGTGGGTTACCGGATTGTTCATAATAGATTTGATGTCCCTCACCAACAGGCAACCAGGCCTGCTGATAGGGTTCAATCGGAGGGTAGAGCTTGCGTAAGCTCATTAGGCTTAGCTAGCCTTGGTGCGACTGTGACGCTTACGGTCGTTTTCAGTCAGGTGCTTTTTACGAATACGGACTGATTGTGGCGTGACTTCAACCAATTCGTCATCGTCAATAAACTCAAGCGCTTGCTCAAGTGTAAAGCGAATCGGGGGGGTTAGCACAATCGCTTCGTCAGTACCCGAAGCACGCATGTTAGTAAGCTGCTTGCCTTTCAAAGCGTTAACCGTTAGGTCGTTTTCACGGCTATGCAAACCGATGACCTGACCTTCATAGACTTCATCACCATGACCAATAAATAAACGACCACGCTCTTGTAGGTTAAAGAGCGCAAAACCAAGCGCTTTACCAGTGCTCATCGCAATCAATACGCCACGGCTACGTTCACCGACGCTACCGTCAAACTTAGGGCCATAATGCGAGAAGCTGCTGAAGATTAGGCCATTACCTTGGGTCGCGGTCATGAACTCAGTACGGTAACCAATCAAGCCACGTGAAGGAATCATAAAGTCAATACGAACGCGACCTTGGCCGTCCGGAACCATGTCTGACATAATTGCTTTACGCATACCTAGTTGTTCCATGACGGTGCCCTGGTTTTCTTCTGGGACATCAACGGTGAGGGTTTCATAAGGTTCACAGACTTCGCCATCAATTTCACGGAAGATAACTTCTGGACGAGATACGCCTAGCTCGAAGCCTTCGCGACGCATGGTTTCAATTAAAACGGATAAATGCAGTTCACCACGACCTGAAACACGGAATTTATTGGCATCTTCGGTGTCTTCAACACGTAACGCTACGTTAGTGAGCAATTCTTTATCCAGACGCTCACGGATTTGGCGCGAAGTGAGTAATTTACCTTCCTGACCCACAAACGGTGAGGTGTTGACTTGGAAGGTCATGCTCACTGTAGGTTCATCTACCTTCAGCGCAGGCAAGCCTTCTGGGTGGTTGATATCACACAGGGTATCGGAAATATTCATTGGGTCTAAGCCACTGAATGCCACGATGTCACCGGCATGGGCTTCGTTCACGTTTACGCGATCTAGGCCATGGAAACCAAATAATTCGGCAATTTTAGCGTTACGCTTGTTACCGTCCTTATCAACTACGGCGACCGACATACCTGATTGCACCGCACCACGCTTAATACGTCCAGTACCTATAACGCCTTTGTAGGTGTCATAAGCTAGCGAAATACACTGTAATTGGAAAGGGCCGGCTAAATCAACATCCGGCGCCGGTACCTTTTCAACGATGGTTTCAAAAATCGGCGTCATGTCACCTGAGCGTACATCAGAATCACGACCGGCGTAGCCGTTAAAGCCAGACGCAAACAAAATAGGGAAATCCATTTGTTCATCGGTCGCGCCTAAACGATCAAACAAGTCGAAGGTTTGGTCTACTACCCAGTCAGGACGGGCTGCATCACGGTCAACCTTGTTAACCACAACAATCGGTTTTAAACCTTGCTGTAAGGCTTTTTGGGTTACGAAACGGGTTTGTGGCATCGGGCCTTCAACCGCATCCACCAACAACAACACCGAATCAACCATCGACAAAATACGCTCTACTTCACCACCAAAGTCAGCGTGTCCAGGGGTGTCCACGATGTTAATTCGGTAACCATTCCAGTTTACCGCGGTGTTTTTAGACAGAATCGTAATGCCGCGTTCGCGTTCTTGATCGTTAGAGTCCATGACGCGTTCCCCCAAGTCTTTACGCTGATCGAGCGTACCTGACTGGCGAAGAAGTTGGTCAACAAGGGTGGTTTTGCCATGGTCAACGTGAGCGATGATGGCGATATTGCGGATATGGTCGGTGGACATGATAAGCCTTACAGTAAAACATTAAAAAAATCGCATTATACTGGAAATTTGGCTTGACTTGAGATTATGTTGCAAAAACAGTGGCCTAGCTAACCAGGCCTGTTAATAAAGGACAAGAGTTTAACTGCTGCTGGACTCTTTGGCATGGAGTAAATAGGTTTTTAAAATCCCATAAGCTAGGGTGCCTAAGATTAACCCTAGGAAGGTAAAGAGTGCGCCAATTTTACCTTCCGCGATCATCGCCGGAATCGTACCAGGACAGGCGGCGGTCATGCCCCAACCAATCCCAAACAACATCGCGCCTAAAATAAGACCCTGTTGATAGGGCTTTTTAACAAAGTCGACCGGTGTTTTAGTGGTAATAGAGCGGACATTAAAGCGTTTGAGTAGGTAGACGCCTAACATGGCAACTATGACGGCCGTGACAATGACTTTCATTAGTTGCATGTCTTCGAACATAAACATTTTGACATGAAAGTCATAGGTGGTCGCGCCCGCACGACTCATTAAAAAGCCAAACAAGGCGCCCATGCCCAGTGCTAAAAAATTCGGGTTTTTAATAAATTGCCACATGATTTAAAGTCCAAATAAGAGGTGAGTGGTAATCAGCGCGCTGGTAAAAAAAACCGCGCCGGCAATCAAGCTGGCTGGATTAAGCATCGCGCCACCGACCAACGCATGACCGGTTGTGCAGGCCCCGGCTAAACGAGCGCCAAAACCTAACAGCATACCGCCAAAAATAAGCCATATCGCTTTGGCAGAATAGGTTTGCGGCAATACCTGCTCATAGAGGCCCATATCAAAGCTTAGATGCCAACTCTCGACCGATGTCAGCGCCGAGATTAAGCCACCAAATGGAATGCCGATTAAAAACCAAAGTTTTGAGTTATTCAGATTGCTGTATTCGCCAATACGAAAAAACTTCACCTTGGGAAAAGCCAAGCCGCACAGATTGCCATAACCGGTTGAACACCCAGCGGGTTTGCCCAGCAGCCAAAAGTGTAAAATGACAAACAGACCAATTGCAAAGCCTGCGACATAGCCGTTCCATATTGATATTTCCATGAGGTCACTCCATAAACTATTTTTATAGTATTTTGCCTGAAAACCCAGTATTGCTAAAGCTTGAGGATTTTTACAGGGTATAAATTTATTTTATTGTGAAAGTCGTGCTGGAGCGTCAGCAGATGCCTTGTCTGGTGCTGATTCGGGCAGGTTATCTGCGAGGCGTTTGGCCGCTATTTGGGCATCATCCAGGTTGGCAAATAGTTGAAAATGCGCGCCAAATTTATCTAGACCATAACGAGCCAAGGTGCGTAAAGGTTGAAATTGCAATTCACTTAAATAGATTTCAACGCCTTGCGCTTGCGCACTGGACACAAAACGGCGTAACGCGGATAAGCCACCGGAATCCAGAATCGTCACTGCATCCATTTGAATAACGATTCCTTGTTGATGTGGGAGATGGCTGGCGAGCTCTGCAAAAATTCGGTCGGCAGCGGCAAAAAATAATGGTCCTTGAATACGATAAATCGACCAGTGTTCGGGGAGGCTGTCTGCTTTGTAGCGTTTGCTTTCGCCGATGTTTTGTAACTTGGTCATTTCGGCAATTTCTTTAATAAATAAAATTGACGCCAGCACCATTCCCACAATGACGGCATAGACAATATCGACCAAAATAATGACGCTAAAACAGGCGATATAAACCAGTTTATCGCCTCGTTCGGCATTGCGAACCAGTTCAATGGCGCGTGGAAACTCGCTCATGCGCCAAGCCACCAAAATAAGCAAGGCTGACATGGCCGGCAGCGGTAAATGCACCAGCAGGCCTGCTAAGAAGAAAATGGCAAACAGTACCACGATGGCATGAACTATCGCCGCGACGGGTGACACGGCACCGGCGCGTAAATTCGTAATCGAGCGAGCAATCGCGCCACTGGATGCAAAGCCACCAAACAGTGCCGACGCAATATTACCGACCCCTTGTCCCATCAGTTCGCTATTGGGTGAATGGCGGGTACCGGCCTTGCTATCGAGTACCGCTGCGCAAAACAGCGATTCCATCGCAATCAAAATCGCCAAAGCAAAGGCAATGGGCAATAAAAATTTGACCATATCCCAGATGTCGCGCACCGCCATCTCTTGTAGCTGCTCTACCATTAACAGGCCTTGGAATATGGGAAAGTGGTGCGGAATTTCACCAAAGAGTTGCCCTACTGTCAGTACCTCGGCGCCATACTGATTCCAAAAAAAGGTCACGATACTTGCCGCGACCAAGCCTGGTAGATGGCCCGGAAATTTAAACCCCATTTTTAGCCAAAGCGTCATAAATAGCAGGGTAAAGCCGCCAATCGCGGCTGAAGGCCAATGGACTTGGGTGAGTAGGCTTTGTAACATAATCCCTAAGCGCTCTAGAAAATTGCTCGGTAGATTGCTGAGCCCTAAGCCAAAGAAAAAATTGATTTGCAGCAGAATAATCACCGCAGCAATCCCGGTGGTAAAACCGAGGGTAATGGTTTCTGGGATATATTCGATCCAGCGTCCAAACCGATAGTAGGCCATCATCATTAATAACAGGCCGGTGAGCAAGGAGACGGTGATGATGCCCAGCAGACCATAGGTTTCAGTGACAGGAATGAGTAAGATAACCAGTGATGCGGTGGGGCCGGCAACACTAAACCGTGAGCCACCTAATAATGCGGTCACAAAGCCGGCCACAATCGCGGTGTAGAGGCCGTAGATTGGCGAAATACCAATACCGGTAGCCAATGCCATTGAAACCGGAATGGCTAAGATGCCCACAGTGACACCGGCCACAATATCTTTGGTCAGATGCTGGCGGTTATAGCCTTCTTTTTGCACGAAATCGCGCAGGCCGTAACCAAATTTTATGCTTGTTAGATGATTGCGTTGTGACATGCTGATGGTTAAGAATTAGGTGGGTGCCATTTATCATTATCATCTATTGTTTTATAATAGATAGGGTAATGAAATTTAAGGAGATTATACACTATGGCTAAACGTAAAGCGCAGCACAAACAGCAACGTAATATTGTGTTTATCGAAATGATGCAAAAATTTGCGGGCAAATCAGTGGGGCATAAATCGAAAAAAGATTATCGCCGACAACCGAAACATCGCCATGCAACAGAGCAAAAAGGCTGGGATTCCCAGCCTTTTTTATTGGCGTAATTAAATTTATAGCAATGTGTGTTTATTTGATTTTGCTGATAGCCAATTTTCTCGGCTATGGCGAACACGAACAATTAAAACATCGTTCCGTGCTTGAAGTGAATAAAGAATCACATGTTTTTTGAAAGGATAGATTCGAATGCCACCTCCAAATCTATCTGATAGCGGTGCCGTTTCAGGGAAATCACTTAAAAGCTGAAAGGACTGGGTTAAAGCTTGATGGTAGGCTTCGGCTTGTGCGAATCCAAACTTTCGTGTGCCATCAATAATCAGCTTAACGATGTCCTGCTCGGCTTTAGCTGTAAGAAAATAAGCCGTTAAACATAGCCTAGTTCAGCTTTTGCTTTGTTCATTAAGTCCTGCATAGAAGCACAACCAATGCCACTGGCTAAGCCTTCATCAATTAAAGCCTGAAGCTTAGCTGTTTGTTGGTCTACAAAATCAGTTTCATCCAGTTTATGAATGGCGATATCGACCTTGGCATGAGTGAACTGTTTTTTTAATTTTGTAATGAACTCATCATCGAGCTCATCTAAATTGCAGTGGTAAACAGCGTGCATTTCATCACCTCTAACCCAATGTTTATTAATGAAGTTTTATCATAACTAAATTGCTTACCTTAAGCAAAACCTAGTTAAAATCTTCCGGGTCGTAACCCAAGTTCGGTGCGAGCCATTTTTCGGCTTCGGCGATAGTCCAACCTTTGCGGTGCGCATAGTCTTCGGCTTGGTCACGACCAATTGAGCCGACACCGAAATATTTGCTTTGCGGATGCGCAAAATACCAGCCTGAAACTGCGGCAGTGGGCGTCATTGCATAGCTGGAGGTCAGTTCTAAACCAATTTCTTGATCTGGCTGCAACAGTTCCCAAAGTGTACCTTTTTCGGTGTGTTCCGGATTGGCCGGATAACCGGGTGCCGGACGAATCCCTTGATATTTTTCTTTGATCAGCTCTTCGTTCGATAGCTGTTCATCGGCGGCATAACCCCAGAAGTCTTTACGCACTAACTCATGCATGTGCTCGGCCAAGGCTTCGGCTAAACGGTCGGCCAGCGCTTTAACCATGATTGAGTTATAGTCATCATGTGCAGCTTCAAAACGAGCGATATGCTCGTCAATGCCAATACCGGCGGTGACGGCAAATGCGCCGATATAATCGTTTAGTACCAGGCCTGCTGAACTCGTTTTCGGTGCAACATAATCACTCAAACACTGATTGTATTGCCCTGGTTTTTTCTCCGCTTGTTGGCGTAGATGATGCAAACGGGTTAATGGCGTGGTGCGGCTATCATCGGTATAAAGCTCAATATCATCGCCCACCGCATTGGCCGGATAAAAGCCAATCACGGCACGGGCGGTTAGCCATTTTTCGTCGATGATCTGTTTAAGCATGGTTTGCGCATCGGCAAACACTTTTTTCGCTTCTTCGCCCACAATCTTATCGTCTAAAATGCGCGGATAGAGGCCATGCAAATCCCAGGATTGGAAAAATGGCGACCAGTCGATGCGGGGTAAGAGGTCTTCTAAGGCAATGTTATCGAATACCTTTTTGCCGAGGAATTTGGGTTTTGGCGGCGTGTAATCCGTCCAATCAATCGGGATCGCATTGTCACGTGCTTTATTAAGTGGTACACGTTTAACTTGTTGCGCACGTGCTTTACGCTCTTCGCGCAGCTGCACATATTCTTCACGAATTTTGGCTGCAAAATCGACTTTCAGTTCGTTGGAAATCAGGCTTTGCGCCACACCGACCGCACGCGAGGCGTCTTTCACATAGACCACCGGATGCTCATATTGCGGTTCGATTTTGACTGCGGTATGCGCTTTGGAGGTGGTCGCACCTCCGATTAATAACGGAATCGACATGCCGCGACGCTGCATTTCTTTGGCGACATGCACCATTTCTTCCAGTGAAGGCGTAATCAAGCCCGACAAACCGATGACATTCGCGCCTTCAGCCAGCGCGGTATCGAGAATTTTTTCTGCCGGCACCATGACGCCCAGGTCAATCACTTCAAAGTTATTACACTGCAGCACCACGCCGACAATATTTTTACCGATGTCATGCACATCGCCTTTGACGGTTGCCATCACAATCTTGCCTTTGGCTTGACCGGAGGATTTTTCCGCTTCTAAGAAGGGTTGTAAATACGCCACCGCACGTTTCATCACACGGGCGGATTTCACCACCTGCGGCAAGAACATTTTACCCGCGCCGAATAAATCGCCGACCACATTCATGCCATCCATTAACGGCCCTTCGATCACTTGCAGCGGCGAGCCGAGTGTGGTGCGCGCTTCTTCAGTGTCATCTTCAATAAAATCGGTAATACCCTTAACCAGCGCGTGTTCTAAGCGCTTTTCAACCGAGGCTTCACGCCACTTGATGTCAGATTCTTTGCCTTGTACCGAGCCGTCACCACGGAATTTTTCCGCCACTTCCAGCAAACGGTCGGCTGCTTCCGGGTCTTTGTTGAGAATTACGTCTTCAACCGCTTGTTTCAGCTCTGGGTCGAGGTCGTCATAAATCGCCATTTGCCCTGCGTTGACAATCCCCATATCCATGCCTTGCTGAATCGCGTAATAGAGGAAAACTGAGTGAATCGCTTCACGCACCGGGTTATTACCACGGAACGAAAAGGATACGTTTGACACGCCGCCGGATACCATGGCATAAGGCAGGTTTTGTTTAATCCAACCGGTGGCTTCGATAAAGTCCACCGCGTAGTTATTATGTTCTTCAATGCCGGTGGCCACGGCAAAAATATTCGGGTCGAAAATAATGTCTTCCGGCGGGAAGCCATTCGCCACCAATAAGTCATACGAACGCTTACAAATTTCCTTTTTACGCGCAAAGGTATCGGCCTGGCCGTCCTCATCAAACGCCATGACAATCGTCGCCGCACCATAGCGCTGAATCAATTTGGCTTGGGCTAAAAAGTTGGCTTCACCCTCTTTGAGTGAAATTGAGTTAACAATGCCCTTGCCTTGAATACATTTTAAACCGGCTTCAATCGCTTCCCATTTTGATGAGTCAATCATCACCGGCACCCGCGCGGCATCCGGTTCACCAGCCATCATATTTAAAAAGCGCGTCATGCAGGCCTTGGCATCCAACATGCCTTCGTCCATGTTGACATCAATTATCTGTGCGCCGTCATTCACCTGCTTAACCGCGATTTCAACCGCTTGTTCGTAGTTATCTTCAATAATCAAACGTTTAAACAGCGCTGAACCGGTCACGTTATTACGCTCACCGACGTTAACAAACAGGGTGGTGTCGTCAATCGTCATTGGCTCCAAGCCAGACAAACGACAGGCTTTTTTAATCGCTGGAATAGTGCGTTGTGGATGGGCGAGTGCCGCCTGAGCCATCGCTTCAACGTGATCAGGGGTGGTGCCGCAACAGCCGCCGATAATATTCAGCCAACCGGCTTGCGCCCAGGTTTGTACTTCAGCTGCCATTTGCTCTGGGGTTTCGTCATATTCACCAAACTCATTCGGCAGGCCTGCATTCGGATGCACCGATACATAACATTCAGCAATACGGCTGAGTTCTTCAACATACGGGCGTAATTCTTTCGGGCCAAGCGCACAGTTGAGGCCAACCGATAGCGGTTTGGCATGACGAATTGCATT comes from Thiomicrospira aerophila AL3 and encodes:
- the typA gene encoding translational GTPase TypA, whose translation is MSTDHIRNIAIIAHVDHGKTTLVDQLLRQSGTLDQRKDLGERVMDSNDQERERGITILSKNTAVNWNGYRINIVDTPGHADFGGEVERILSMVDSVLLLVDAVEGPMPQTRFVTQKALQQGLKPIVVVNKVDRDAARPDWVVDQTFDLFDRLGATDEQMDFPILFASGFNGYAGRDSDVRSGDMTPIFETIVEKVPAPDVDLAGPFQLQCISLAYDTYKGVIGTGRIKRGAVQSGMSVAVVDKDGNKRNAKIAELFGFHGLDRVNVNEAHAGDIVAFSGLDPMNISDTLCDINHPEGLPALKVDEPTVSMTFQVNTSPFVGQEGKLLTSRQIRERLDKELLTNVALRVEDTEDANKFRVSGRGELHLSVLIETMRREGFELGVSRPEVIFREIDGEVCEPYETLTVDVPEENQGTVMEQLGMRKAIMSDMVPDGQGRVRIDFMIPSRGLIGYRTEFMTATQGNGLIFSSFSHYGPKFDGSVGERSRGVLIAMSTGKALGFALFNLQERGRLFIGHGDEVYEGQVIGLHSRENDLTVNALKGKQLTNMRASGTDEAIVLTPPIRFTLEQALEFIDDDELVEVTPQSVRIRKKHLTENDRKRHSRTKAS
- the dauA gene encoding C4-dicarboxylic acid transporter DauA, producing the protein MSQRNHLTSIKFGYGLRDFVQKEGYNRQHLTKDIVAGVTVGILAIPVSMALATGIGISPIYGLYTAIVAGFVTALLGGSRFSVAGPTASLVILLIPVTETYGLLGIITVSLLTGLLLMMMAYYRFGRWIEYIPETITLGFTTGIAAVIILLQINFFFGLGLSNLPSNFLERLGIMLQSLLTQVHWPSAAIGGFTLLFMTLWLKMGFKFPGHLPGLVAASIVTFFWNQYGAEVLTVGQLFGEIPHHFPIFQGLLMVEQLQEMAVRDIWDMVKFLLPIAFALAILIAMESLFCAAVLDSKAGTRHSPNSELMGQGVGNIASALFGGFASSGAIARSITNLRAGAVSPVAAIVHAIVVLFAIFFLAGLLVHLPLPAMSALLILVAWRMSEFPRAIELVRNAERGDKLVYIACFSVIILVDIVYAVIVGMVLASILFIKEIAEMTKLQNIGESKRYKADSLPEHWSIYRIQGPLFFAAADRIFAELASHLPHQQGIVIQMDAVTILDSGGLSALRRFVSSAQAQGVEIYLSELQFQPLRTLARYGLDKFGAHFQLFANLDDAQIAAKRLADNLPESAPDKASADAPARLSQ
- the pip gene encoding prolyl aminopeptidase, whose product is MSLRKLYPPIEPYQQAWLPVGEGHQIYYEQSGNPQGIPVLFVHGGPGGGCSPVHRQFFDPQTYRIILFDQRGSGRSTPHASLDHNTTDHLLADMEALRQHLAITQWLLFGGSWGSTLSLAYAQTYPQHVRGLILRGIFLCRDQDIAWFYQQGASALFPDYWQDYLAPIPQAQRNDLISAYYQQLTGDDEVARMRAAEAWSVWEGRTSTLVSNPDIVAHFADPHHALAMARIECHYFMHKSFLRQNQLLDDAHKLPNVPAWIIHGRYDVVCPIEQAYALHQAWPQAELIICSNSGHSAFEAEITHALLNATDQLRNIV
- the metH gene encoding methionine synthase; the encoded protein is MTRLQRIAQLKQLLTERVVVLDGAMGTMIQGLNLTEDDFRGERFADYHMDIKGNNDILVITQPDVIRDIHLGFLRQGVDILETNSFNATTIAQADYDMQDQVRDINICAAKVAREACDIAESEDGKPRFVAGVLGPTNRTASISPDVNDPGFRNTSFDELVGAYVQATEALLEGGADVILIETIFDTLNAKAAIFAVKQVEDALGEELPIMISGTITDASGRTLSGQTTEAFYNAIRHAKPLSVGLNCALGPKELRPYVEELSRIAECYVSVHPNAGLPNEFGEYDETPEQMAAEVQTWAQAGWLNIIGGCCGTTPDHVEAMAQAALAHPQRTIPAIKKACRLSGLEPMTIDDTTLFVNVGERNNVTGSALFKRLIIEDNYEQAVEIAVKQVNDGAQIIDVNMDEGMLDAKACMTRFLNMMAGEPDAARVPVMIDSSKWEAIEAGLKCIQGKGIVNSISLKEGEANFLAQAKLIQRYGAATIVMAFDEDGQADTFARKKEICKRSYDLLVANGFPPEDIIFDPNIFAVATGIEEHNNYAVDFIEATGWIKQNLPYAMVSGGVSNVSFSFRGNNPVREAIHSVFLYYAIQQGMDMGIVNAGQMAIYDDLDPELKQAVEDVILNKDPEAADRLLEVAEKFRGDGSVQGKESDIKWREASVEKRLEHALVKGITDFIEDDTEEARTTLGSPLQVIEGPLMDGMNVVGDLFGAGKMFLPQVVKSARVMKRAVAYLQPFLEAEKSSGQAKGKIVMATVKGDVHDIGKNIVGVVLQCNNFEVIDLGVMVPAEKILDTALAEGANVIGLSGLITPSLEEMVHVAKEMQRRGMSIPLLIGGATTSKAHTAVKIEPQYEHPVVYVKDASRAVGVAQSLISNELKVDFAAKIREEYVQLREERKARAQQVKRVPLNKARDNAIPIDWTDYTPPKPKFLGKKVFDNIALEDLLPRIDWSPFFQSWDLHGLYPRILDDKIVGEEAKKVFADAQTMLKQIIDEKWLTARAVIGFYPANAVGDDIELYTDDSRTTPLTRLHHLRQQAEKKPGQYNQCLSDYVAPKTSSAGLVLNDYIGAFAVTAGIGIDEHIARFEAAHDDYNSIMVKALADRLAEALAEHMHELVRKDFWGYAADEQLSNEELIKEKYQGIRPAPGYPANPEHTEKGTLWELLQPDQEIGLELTSSYAMTPTAAVSGWYFAHPQSKYFGVGSIGRDQAEDYAHRKGWTIAEAEKWLAPNLGYDPEDFN
- a CDS encoding YeeE/YedE family protein, whose amino-acid sequence is MPCKNPQALAILGFQAKYYKNSLWSDLMEISIWNGYVAGFAIGLFVILHFWLLGKPAGCSTGYGNLCGLAFPKVKFFRIGEYSNLNNSKLWFLIGIPFGGLISALTSVESWHLSFDMGLYEQVLPQTYSAKAIWLIFGGMLLGFGARLAGACTTGHALVGGAMLNPASLIAGAVFFTSALITTHLLFGL
- a CDS encoding DUF6691 family protein, with the protein product MWQFIKNPNFLALGMGALFGFLMSRAGATTYDFHVKMFMFEDMQLMKVIVTAVIVAMLGVYLLKRFNVRSITTKTPVDFVKKPYQQGLILGAMLFGIGWGMTAACPGTIPAMIAEGKIGALFTFLGLILGTLAYGILKTYLLHAKESSSS